A portion of the Edaphobacter lichenicola genome contains these proteins:
- a CDS encoding outer membrane protein assembly factor BamD, whose translation MNQRSFFPSVRASVLAGVAIASLLIGSISASAQVTGSTQATTDANGQTQQNVTLSASPNKKDKVVQSKDTKKELRKEKTVKPADAPDAKLPDKVLYDKAIDATKRGHYDVARLDLQTLLNTYPDSQYQMKAKLAIGDSWYKEGGTAALTQAESEYKDFITFFPNAPEAAEAQMRVGDIYFRQMDKPDRDYAKAVHAEEEYRLMLQQFPESTLVPQAKQRLREVQEVMATREASIAAFYGTHNNYPATIARYQTVVDTYPQYSHMDDVLVGLGDAYESEARFVRTMKLPEAGKARLEKIYDDQAAAAYTKVVLEHSASPHVEDARDRLEAMGLPIPTPTPEQVAASVALENSRRQYRLQDRARLLVLHQPDVVMAARDGEPTLADPTPTIAPHITTKILADFNSAMNPNAPAANPAALNPQPAAENAAAPATETPAAAPPAAPLQFQDVPAADANNPGASAATSSVTNTTPAAQPATGNNVGVEILTPGVTVGPAATPAAATPTATPAQSTAAPVPDNGGLKAVGPPSNTSSLPPVEKADKAPDAVNDIQPGTQAAAQTGNANGKNGKPAFDKSEESDSKHKKKKGLAKLNPF comes from the coding sequence ATCGCCGAACAAGAAAGACAAGGTCGTCCAGTCAAAGGACACCAAGAAAGAGCTACGTAAAGAGAAGACCGTGAAGCCAGCTGACGCGCCCGACGCCAAGCTGCCCGACAAGGTCCTCTACGACAAAGCCATCGACGCGACCAAGCGCGGACACTATGACGTCGCCCGCCTCGACCTTCAGACCCTCCTCAATACCTATCCCGACTCGCAGTATCAGATGAAAGCCAAGCTCGCCATCGGCGACAGCTGGTACAAGGAGGGCGGCACCGCAGCCCTCACTCAAGCCGAGAGCGAGTACAAGGACTTCATCACCTTCTTCCCCAACGCCCCCGAGGCCGCCGAAGCACAGATGCGCGTCGGCGACATCTACTTCCGCCAGATGGACAAGCCCGACCGCGACTACGCCAAGGCCGTTCACGCCGAAGAAGAGTACCGCCTCATGCTCCAGCAGTTCCCCGAGTCCACACTCGTCCCACAGGCCAAGCAGCGCCTTCGCGAGGTCCAGGAGGTCATGGCCACACGCGAAGCCTCGATCGCCGCCTTCTACGGCACACATAACAACTACCCCGCCACCATCGCCCGCTACCAGACCGTCGTCGACACCTATCCGCAGTACAGCCACATGGACGACGTACTGGTCGGCCTCGGCGACGCATACGAGTCCGAAGCGCGCTTCGTCCGCACCATGAAGCTCCCCGAAGCCGGCAAAGCAAGACTCGAAAAGATCTACGATGACCAGGCCGCAGCCGCCTACACCAAGGTTGTCCTCGAGCACTCCGCGTCGCCCCACGTCGAGGATGCACGCGACCGGCTCGAGGCCATGGGCCTGCCCATCCCCACACCCACTCCAGAGCAGGTTGCCGCCAGCGTCGCGCTTGAGAACAGCCGCCGCCAGTATCGGCTTCAGGATCGAGCCCGTCTCCTGGTCCTCCATCAACCGGACGTAGTCATGGCCGCCCGCGACGGTGAACCGACCCTCGCCGACCCCACTCCGACCATCGCGCCACACATCACAACCAAGATCCTGGCGGACTTCAACAGCGCAATGAATCCCAATGCCCCTGCCGCCAATCCCGCTGCCCTCAACCCGCAACCGGCAGCAGAGAACGCGGCAGCCCCGGCTACAGAGACTCCTGCAGCCGCACCACCGGCCGCGCCGCTTCAATTCCAGGACGTTCCTGCCGCAGACGCCAACAACCCCGGCGCATCGGCCGCAACCTCCAGCGTAACCAACACCACCCCCGCCGCTCAGCCAGCCACCGGAAATAACGTCGGGGTTGAGATCCTCACACCCGGTGTAACAGTAGGCCCCGCAGCAACGCCGGCCGCAGCAACACCCACCGCGACACCCGCGCAATCAACTGCCGCTCCAGTCCCCGATAACGGCGGCCTGAAAGCAGTTGGCCCACCAAGCAACACGTCCTCTCTGCCCCCTGTCGAGAAAGCCGACAAGGCTCCCGATGCCGTCAACGACATCCAGCCTGGAACCCAGGCAGCCGCACAGACTGGCAACGCCAACGGCAAGAACGGCAAACCGGCCTTCGACAAGAGCGAAGAGTCCGACAGCAAGCACAAGAAGAAGAAGGGCCTGGCCAAGCTGAACCCCTTCTAA